A window of the Hordeum vulgare subsp. vulgare chromosome 5H, MorexV3_pseudomolecules_assembly, whole genome shotgun sequence genome harbors these coding sequences:
- the LOC123453019 gene encoding uncharacterized protein LOC123453019, whose protein sequence is MMGGPSASGTGRRRRWTQRSCRAGGAGGVVRRTVAAPEERVATAPTRRSTAGFAHVDKQRRVYGLSSQDSRSSSRSTIIQDILHSDLCEHKHKRSSSNATKCLLSEPLRNEIEIHHSLSSVMSESRNHSTATEKPSFSWSTEKRVPSNKKFLPATSTASDYGLHYCHKLHHGRGSNNAKETPTPKESSDTCSFSYQLARGAGRSDSMNMGPASGRCSLAETMSMLRQRQFGRSHQNQNCISALNRRHRITQSEGAINIVKKEETYNQSDLSTGRHWQTLLDNALVRKRAQPPNEESSEQLWSCANSESDKAICCFSSGGSIDGLQVSFSSDTSDTSDNSNLSSLGATPNDQWRMSFKKVHCPLAARINYIPQASCKEIDQTSPVSVLEYPAEDFSDAGNIKKDTKGPHAPLPRPELVNFPSADTDPEVAVDAAVDNYLCSEMEATETDETIQLVEGTPCEFEDEEEREFCYLLDILIASGIHGIVEDLLYKVCQSLDCPAGYDVFDKLEKKYQNVAQWSRADRKLTFDMVNSILSEVLAPCLDMHPWATTATNMAPAWGSEGLLEKLLQVLTRRREELVPNVHKKEKRVFDQKWPDVADYIDRAGRDVERMIKDDLLEELVLELMSN, encoded by the exons ATGATGGGCGGGCCGAGCGCGAGCGGCACCGGCCGGAGGCGGAGGTGGACGCAGCGGTCGTGCCGGGCGGGAGGGGCGGGCGGGGTCGTCAGGAGGACCGTGGCGGCGCCGGAGGAGCGCGTCGCGACCGCGCCAACGCGTCGGAGCACTGCAG GGTTTGCTCATGTGGACAAGCAGCGGCGTGTCTATGGACTATCATCACAAGATTCCAGAAGTAGCAGCAGATCCACGATAATACAAGATATT CTTCATTCGGATTTATGTGAACATAAGCATAAGAGGTCCAGCAGCAATGCTACAAAATGTCTTCTTAGTGAACCCTTAAGAAACGAAATAGAAATCCACCATTCTCTGTCTTCCGTGATGTCAGAGTCAAGGAATCATAGTACAGCAACTGAAAAACCTTCCTTTTCATGGTCAACAGAGAAGCGTGTCCCTAGCAACAAAAAGTTTCTTCCTGCCACCAGTACTGCCTCCGATTATGGGTTGCACTACTGTCATAAACTCCATCATGGCAGAGGCAGTAACAATGCAAAGGAGACTCCAACACCAAAGGAATCCAGTGACACGTGCAGTTTCAGTTATCAATTAGCTAGAGGTGCTGGAAGATCTGATTCTATGAATATGGGACCTGCAAGTGGAAGGTGCTCCCTTGCAGAGACAATGTCAATGTTACGTCAACGCCAGTTTGGTCGCAGTCACCAGAATCAAAACTGCATCAGTGCATTAAATCGGAGGCATAGGATCACACAATCTGAAGGAGCAATCAACATAGTAAAAAAAGAGGAGACTTATAATCAGTCTGATTTGTCAACAGGAAGACACTGGCAAACTTTGTTGGATAATGCATTAGTTCGAAAAAGAGCACAGCCACCCAATGAGGAATCATCTGAACAACTATGGAGCTGTGCAAACAGTGAATCTGATAAGGCGATATGCTGCTTCTCGTCGGGTGGGAGCATTGATGGCTTGCAAGTATCTTTTTCAAGTGACACTAGTGACACAAGTGATAACTCCAATTTATCCTCTCTGGGTGCAACGCCAAATGATCAATGGAGGATGTCCTTCAAGAAG GTACACTGTCCACTTGCTGCACGTATAAACTATATACCCCAAGCTTCCTGCAAAGAGATTGATCAGACGAGCCCAGTATCCGTTCTTGAATATCCAGCTGAAGATTTTTCCGATGCTGGAAACATTAAGAAAGATACAAAAGGTCCTCATG CTCCCCTGCCAAGGCCTGAGCTCGTTAACTTTCCATCGGCAGATACTGATCCCGAGGTAGCGGTGGATGCTGCAGTTGATAATTACTTGTGCTCTGAGATGGAGGCTACTGAAACTGATGAAACCATACAGCTGGTTGAAGGCACCCCTTGTGAAtttgaagacgaagaagaaagagAGTTTTGCTACTTGCTGGATATTCTAATTGCCTCTGGTATTCATGGCATTGTGGAGGATCTGCTGTACAAGGTGTGCCAGTCCCTGGACTGCCCTGCAGGCTACGACGTGTTTGACAAGCTTGAAAAGAAGTACCAAAACGTGGCTCAATGGTCAAGGGCAGACAGGAAGCTCACCTTCGACATGGTAAACTCCATACTGTCGGAAGTTCTTGCCCCATGTTTGGACATGCACCCTTGGGCAACTACCGCTACGAATATGGCGCCAGCGTGGGGCTCAGAGGGCCTCTTGGAGAAATTGTTGCAGGTGTTGACTCGTAGGCGAGAAGAGCTTGTGCCAAACGTGCATAAGAAGGAGAAACGAGTATTTGATCAAAAATGGCCGGATGTAGCAGATTACATCGACAGGGCAGGTAGGGATGTTGAGAGGATGATAAAGGATGATCTTCTGGAAGAGCTGGTTCTGGAGTTGATGTCCAACTAG